In Gossypium arboreum isolate Shixiya-1 chromosome 5, ASM2569848v2, whole genome shotgun sequence, a single genomic region encodes these proteins:
- the LOC108452410 gene encoding uncharacterized protein LOC108452410, translated as MMMKGAALAADIKRNLGVMKERVLEKLAAAAVPADALENARHFLESVVRDVTVAAQGLTKDALHRIKTHLVDILPSLSPAITRKMVDDAEKEANEEHESEGEQQEGEEARQDEHQLSGKSTFVSPASSLFALIKPLSRL; from the exons ATGATGATGAAGGGGGCGGCATTGGCGGCTGATATAAAGAGAAACCTTGGGGTGATGAAGGAAAGGGTGTTGGAGAAACTGGCTGCTGCTGCAGTCCCTGCCGATGCTTTGGAGAATGCTAGGCATTTCTTGGAGAGTGTGGTGAGGGATGTTACGGTTGCTGCTCAGGGTCTTACCAAGGATGCTTTGCACCGTATCAAGACTCATCTTGTTGATATTCTTCCTTCACTTTCCCCTGCCATTACTAGAAAG ATGGTGGATGATGCCGAGAAGGAAGCTAACGAAGAACACGAAAGCGAAGGGGAACAACAAGAAGGAGAAGAGGCAAGGCAAGATGAGCATCAACTTAGCGGGAAGTCCACGTTTGTGTCACCGGCGTCTTCTCTGTTTGCTTTAATCAAACCATTATCCAGGCTTTGA
- the LOC108452007 gene encoding uncharacterized protein LOC108452007 → MLIYGPGAAFRVKTSLYCVNSNNKKVSSKSSNNLTRFSRRCNLAGSFLAAAAVLVSAATPAEVPQDSETLSNIPQTLSGECSSAKDCKKPRIQRPKSRKAETCTIKCVTTCIRGGDGSPGEGPFNIRRPLVVFKEGFRSRNYCLVECSDICNLIGDWDDGP, encoded by the exons ATGCTAATTTATGGCCCTGGTGCAGCTTTCCGTGTTAAAACTTCATTGTACTGTGTCAACAGCAACAACAAGAAGGTTTCCAGCAAAAGTAGTAACAACCTCACCAGATTCAGCCGCAGATGCAACCTTGCAGGTAGCTTCCTTGCGGCTGCTGCTGTTTTAGTCTCCGCAGCTACGCCAGCTGAAGTGCCTCAAGACTCGGAAACACTATCCAACATACCCCAAACACTTTCAGGAGAGTGCTCATCCGCCAAGGATTGCAAAAAGCCTAGAATCCAGCGACCAAAGTCTAGGAAAGCTGAGACATGCACTATCAAATGTGTTACCACTTGCATTAGAGGGGGTGATGGCTCTCCTGGAGAAGGTCCTTTTAATATAAGAAG ACCATTGGTGGTTTTTAAGGAAGGGTTTCGAAGTCGGAATTACTG CTTGGTGGAGTGTTCCGATATTTGTAATTTGATTGGAGATTGGGATGATGGACCTTGA
- the LOC108449937 gene encoding protein HIGH CHLOROPHYLL FLUORESCENCE PHENOTYPE 173, chloroplastic: MSAATATAISPSTSLRNSLNSYPNWMKWSSPCQRTTFFVPRAAASPDTGKGNKKRKPKVKKPSSPTPVTTTTESMSEEEQPQPQQQQQQQVSLSLDDVNPVGLGRKSRQIFDDVWRKFSGLGQISRTTRADDREALDALLIREGPMCEFAIPGAQNTTVLVVGATSRIGRIVVRKLMLRGYTVKALVRNADQDVLDMLPRSVEIVIGDVGDPSSLQAAVEGCNKIIYCATARSTITGDLYRVDHQGVSNLTKALQDYNNKLAQLRAGKSSKSKLLITKFKSEDSLHGWEVRQGTYFQDVIASKYDGGMDAKFEYTETGQAVFSGYVFTRGGYVELSKKLSLPLGSTLDRYEGLVLSVGGNGRSYVVILEAGPSADTTQSKLYFARINTKIGFCRVRVPFSSFRPVKPDDLPLDPFLVHTLTIRFEPRRQRPVEGSAGMKQDPRSFKLILEYIKALPTGQETDFILVSCTGLGVEPNRREQVLKAKRAGEDSLRRSGLGYTIIRPGPLMEEPGGQRALIFDQGNRISQGISCADVADICVKALHDSTARNKSFDVCHEYVAEQGRELYELVAHLPDKANNYLTPALSVLEKNT; the protein is encoded by the exons ATGAGCGCTGCAACTGCAACAGCAATAAGTCCTTCAACCAGTTTAAGGAACAGTCTTAACAGCTACCCCAACTGGATGAAATGGTCCTCTCCTTGTCAGCGTACTACCTTCTTTGTCCCTCGCGCTGCTGCCTCTCCCGACACTGGCAAAGGCAACAAGAAGAGAAAACCCAAAGTTAAAAAACCTTCTTCTCCAACTCCCGTTACAACAACAACTGAATCCATGTCAGAAGAGGAACAGCCGCAGCCACAACAACAACAGCAGCAGCAAGTTTCATTGAGTTTGGACGACGTGAATCCAGTGGGGTTGGGACGTAAATCCAGGCAAATATTCGACGATGTTTGGAGGAAGTTTTCTGGGTTGGGGCAGATTTCAAGGACTACTCGTGCAGATGACAGGGAAGCTTTGGATGCTTTGCTTATTAGAGAAGGACCCATGTGTGAGTTTGCCATTCCTGGTGCTCAAAACACCACTGTCCTTGTTGTTGGTGCCACCAGCCGCATTGGTCGCATTGTTGTTCGTAAGCTCATGCTCAGAGGCTACACTGTCAAG GCTTTGGTGAGGAACGCAGATCAAGATGTGTTGGACATGCTACCCAGGTCAGTTGAGATAGTAATAGGGGATGTGGGTGACCCTTCCTCCCTTCAAGCTGCAGTAGAAGGTTGCAACAAGATTATCTACTGTGCCACTGCTCGGTCCACTATTACTGGGGATCTTTATAGAGTTGACCATCAAGGTGTTTCAAACCTTACCAAAGCACTTCAG GACTACAATAATAAACTGGCACAACTTCGGGCAGGGAAAAGCAGCAAAAGCAAGCTTTTGATAACTAAGTTCAAATCTGAAGATTCATTACATGGATGGGAAGTACGTCAAGGTACTTATTTCCAGGATGTGATTGCTTCAAAGTATGATGGTGGAATGGATGCCAAATTTGAGTACACTGAGACAGGACAAGCTGTTTTCTCAG GCTACGTTTTCACCAGAGGTGGGTATGTTGAACTGTCGAAAAAGCTTTCACTTCCTTTAGGTTCCACACTTGACAG GTATGAAGGTCTTGTTCTATCTGTTGGTGGTAATGGAAGATCATATGTTGTAATTCTTGAAGCTGGTCCTTCAGCAGATACAACTCAAAGCAAATTATATTTTGCCAGAATAAACACAAAAATAGGATTTTGTAGG GTCAGAGTACCATTTTCATCCTTCCGTCCTGTGAAACCAGATGATCTACCATTAGATCCATTCCTTGTACATACATTAACTATACGTTTTGAGCCACGAAGACAG AGGCCTGTTGAAGGATCAGCAGGAATGAAGCAAGACCCCCGAAGTTTCAAGCTTATATTAGAATATATAAAAGCCTTGCCT ACTGGACAGGAAACAGATTTTATTTTAGTATCATGCACGGGATTAGGAGTTGAGCCAAACCGAAGGGAGCAAGTTTTGAAAGCCAAGAGG GCTGGTGAGGATTCATTGAGAAGATCTGGTCTCGGGTACACAATAATTCGCCCTGGTCCACTAATG GAAGAACCTGGTGGCCAACGTGCACTTATATTCGATCAGGGAAACAGGATTTCTCAG GGAATTAGTTGTGCTGATGTGGCTGATATATGCGTGAAAGCATTGCATGATTCGACAGCAAGAAATAAGAGCTTTGAT GTCTGTCATGAATATGTTGCTGAGCAAGGGAGGGAACTTTATGAGCTG GTTGCCCATTTGCCTGACAAAGCAAATAATTATTTAACTCCGGCCTTGTCTGTTTTGGAAAAAAACACTTGA